Genomic DNA from Methanosarcina sp. MTP4:
ACGACGCCTATGTGGTAATCCGTGACGGGGTCCTCATCAAAGGTACCATCGACGAGGCAGCTATCGGGGCGTTCAAAGGAAAAATCCAGGACCGGATCATCAAGGAGATCAGCGCCGAAGCCGGGGCTAAGTTCATAGACGACATGACCAAGCTTGCAATCCGGGCAATCATGCGGACTGGCCTGAGTTTCGGGATCGCCGACGAAGATATCCCCAAGGAAGCAAGGATCCAGATCAACGAAGTCCTCGGCACAGCTGAAGATGCCGTTCAAAACCTAATCAGGTCCTACGAGAACAAGGAACTCGAGCCCCTCCCCGGAAGGACCCTGGACGAAACTATCGAGATGAGCATCATGCAAAAACTCGGTAAAGCCAGGGACGAGACCGGGAACATAGCAGACAGCCACATGGGGCTTGAGAACTCGGCAGTTATCATGGCCCGTTCGGGTGCCAGAGGTTCTATCCTGAACCTTACCCAGATGGCAGCCTGTGTGGGCCAGCAGGCAGTGCGTGGTGAGCGCATTCGCAGAGGATACGCAGGCAGGACACTCCCTCACTTTGAAGCAGGGGACCTGGGTTCGGATGCTCACGGTTTCGTCAAGGCAAGCTACAAGAGCGGGCTGAACCCGACGGAATATTTCTTCCACGCCATCGGTGGTAGGGAAGGGCTTGTGGACACTGCGGTCAGGACGTCCCAGTCAGGGTACCTCCAGCGCAGGCTTGTTAACGCCCTCCAGGACCTTGAAGTCCATTACGACCTTACGGTCAGGGACACTCGAGGCGTGGTTGTGCAGTTCAAGTACGGAGAAGACGGGATCGACCCCACAAAGAGCGATTTTAGCAAACCCGATGCGATCCAGCGGATTATCCGCTCTGTTATGAACAAGGAGGCGGCTGAATGAGTATCAGCGAAACCACGATCGAAAGCATGACTAAAGACCTTCCTCTCCCTTCAAACATAATGAAGGCCCTCCGGAATGAAGCGCTCAATGCCGGGGTAAGCAAGAAGGAAATGGAAGAAATAATAGAGCAGGTCATGGAAGAATACAAAGAGTCGTGCATCGAGCCCTGTGATGCCGCAGGGGTAGTTGCCGCCCAGTCCATAGGGGAACCGGGTACCCAGATGACCATGCGTACCTTCCACTATGCGGGTGTGGCTGAAATTAACGTTACCCTGGGTCTGCCCCGCCTGATCGAAATCGTGGATGCCCGGAAGATCCCGAGCACCCCGATGATGACGATTGCCCTTTCCAAGGAAAACGCGGATGATTACGCCTACAACAGGGAGAAAACAAGGGCCCTTGCCTGGGAGATCGAAGCTACCAGGATCGACCATATTGCGGACGTGACCACTGACCTTTCCCAGATGAAGCTCATCATCGACATGCATGAAAAGGCCATGGAAGGCAGGAATATTACCATCGAACAGATCAAGGAGAAGTTCAGTGAAGAAATGAACGTAATGGTGAGCATCTCCCCTGACATCGATAATCAGATCATTATAACCCCTAACGAGCCGTCCTACAGAGAACTCCTCCAGCTTGCAAAGAACATCCACGACGTCACCCTGAAAGGAATTGAGGGGATCAAGAGGGTTGTTGTCAGGAAAGAAGGGGAAGAGTATACCCTTTACACCGAAGGTTCGGCCCTTCGCGAGGTGCTTCAGTTCGAAGGTGTGGACAGGACAAGAACCAGTACCAACAATATCAACGAGATCTATGAGGTGCTGGGAATCGAGGCCGCCAGGAATTCGATCATAAAGGAAGCCACCGACACCCTCAGGGAACAGGGGCTTACCGTAGACATTCGCCACATCATGCTGGTGTCTGACCTCATGACCTGTGACGGGGAAGTGAAACAGATCGGAAGGCACGGCATTTCCGGTGAAAAGGCCAGTGTCTTTGCACGTGCGGCTTTCGAAGTTACGGTCAGCCACCTGCTGGACGCCGGGATGCGCGGAGATGTGGACGAACTCAAAGGCGTTACTGAAAACATCATTGTCGGCCAGCCTATCCGGATGGGTACTGGTGATGTCCACCTGGTCAGCAGAAAGAAGGAAGATAAGATCGAAGTTGAAGACGAATGCGGGGTCTGAAGGGGCTATAAGCCCGGATTCCCCTCCGGGGGACCTTCAGATTACCACTGTAATACCTGATACTAATATGATTCCTGTATAGAGCCGGGAAGCCTATAACCAGAAAATAGATATAAGGAATCAAGTATTAAGAGTACCAGATATTCACCGAGCTTGGAAATCTTTATTGAGAATGAGATCGAGTAGACGAGCTAATCTGAGATAGAGTTGATGAAAATGAAGATTAATGTTGATAAATCCCTGATTAAGGCTGTGAAAACAGGAACGGTTATCATTGGAAGCAACCTGACCATAGATGCAGCGGTAGATGGCAGCGCAAAACTGGTCGTGCTTGCATCAAATTGTCCTGAAAACGTAAAGAAGAAACTCCAGACAACAAATGTCCCTATTCTCGAATACGGCGGCACCAGTGTAGAACTGGGACCTGTCTGCGGAAAGCCCTTCACGATTGCTGCAATGGCAATCCTTGACGCAGGAGAATCCGATATCCTGGCAGTTACAGCCTGATGAAAGGAGTTGCAGCGTTTTGGGTGAAATAAAACTTACGGCGAACACCATCCAGTACATTGCACTATTTGAAAATATGACCCGGGCCAAAATCCTCGACTGCATTATAGAAGAGGAACGGCTCGTATGCGTCGTAAAGCAGGGCGACATGGGACTTGCCATAGGCAAGAGCGGCGAAAATATCAACCGCGTTAAAAAAGCCCTGGACAAGCCCATCGAACTTGTGGAATACTCAGAGGACCAGGTCACATTTATAAAGAACGCGTTCGGCCCCGTATCCGTCAGTTCTGTAAACATTGTAAACAAAAATGGCAAGCGATTAGCTTATGTAGAGGTACCCAATAAGGAGAAGGGGCTTGCCATCGGGCGCAGCGGCAGAAACATTGAAAAAGTGAAAATACTTGCTCGTCGCCACCATGACATTGACGATGTAATCCTGCAGTAATCCCACATAAATATTCAGCACATAGATTTTCAGTTTACTTTGATCATTTCAACCGGCGTTGAGGACAAATTTCGGCACTAACTACCTTAGAAGGAAAATAATATCAATCATTTAAATTCGGAGAATTAATTATGGCAAAAGGAAAATATGCAGCTCATATACTCAAGCAGGCCAGAAAAGACGCTCGCTGGAAAGATACAAACTACAGCAGGCGTGTTCTGAACCTGAACGTGAAAGCCGATCCCCTTGGAGGAGCACCTCAGGGCAGGGGTATTGTACTGGAGAAGGTAGGAGTTGAAGCAAAGCAGCCTAACTCTGCTATCCGGAAATGTGTAAGGATCCAGCTCATCAAGAATGGGCGTCAGGTAACCGCTTTCTGTCCGGGTGACGGGGCAGTGAACTTTATCGATGAACACGATGAAGTGACCGTCGAAAGGATCGGTGGACGCATGGGTGGTGCAATGGGTGATATTCCCGGAGTACGCTTTAAGGTGACTGCCGTAAACAACGTGTGCTTACACGAGATGGTTATTGGCAGAATGGAAAAACCGAGGAGATGATTGGTTTTGTACAAGATTTTCGGCAAATGGGACTCTTCTGAAGTAGAAATCAAAGATCCCGGGATCAAGCGCTATGTGAGCCTTACTCCGGTCATTGTCCCTCACAGCAGTGGGAGGCACGCAAGGCAGCAGTTTAACAAGTCCGAGATTTCCATCGTGGAACGCCTTGTCAACAACATCATGAGG
This window encodes:
- the rpoA2 gene encoding DNA-directed RNA polymerase subunit A''; this translates as MSISETTIESMTKDLPLPSNIMKALRNEALNAGVSKKEMEEIIEQVMEEYKESCIEPCDAAGVVAAQSIGEPGTQMTMRTFHYAGVAEINVTLGLPRLIEIVDARKIPSTPMMTIALSKENADDYAYNREKTRALAWEIEATRIDHIADVTTDLSQMKLIIDMHEKAMEGRNITIEQIKEKFSEEMNVMVSISPDIDNQIIITPNEPSYRELLQLAKNIHDVTLKGIEGIKRVVVRKEGEEYTLYTEGSALREVLQFEGVDRTRTSTNNINEIYEVLGIEAARNSIIKEATDTLREQGLTVDIRHIMLVSDLMTCDGEVKQIGRHGISGEKASVFARAAFEVTVSHLLDAGMRGDVDELKGVTENIIVGQPIRMGTGDVHLVSRKKEDKIEVEDECGV
- a CDS encoding 50S ribosomal protein L30e; protein product: MKMKINVDKSLIKAVKTGTVIIGSNLTIDAAVDGSAKLVVLASNCPENVKKKLQTTNVPILEYGGTSVELGPVCGKPFTIAAMAILDAGESDILAVTA
- a CDS encoding NusA-like transcription termination signal-binding factor; this translates as MGEIKLTANTIQYIALFENMTRAKILDCIIEEERLVCVVKQGDMGLAIGKSGENINRVKKALDKPIELVEYSEDQVTFIKNAFGPVSVSSVNIVNKNGKRLAYVEVPNKEKGLAIGRSGRNIEKVKILARRHHDIDDVILQ
- a CDS encoding 30S ribosomal protein S12, which codes for MAKGKYAAHILKQARKDARWKDTNYSRRVLNLNVKADPLGGAPQGRGIVLEKVGVEAKQPNSAIRKCVRIQLIKNGRQVTAFCPGDGAVNFIDEHDEVTVERIGGRMGGAMGDIPGVRFKVTAVNNVCLHEMVIGRMEKPRR